A region from the Rosa rugosa chromosome 6, drRosRugo1.1, whole genome shotgun sequence genome encodes:
- the LOC133718701 gene encoding uncharacterized protein LOC133718701 isoform X2 yields the protein MSRSRLEQLISRSRLEQLTPPTLVALPEKTKALLVRCMRVGLILCLIASFALALCSAFSSQSHWFPLLDRNRTRSATTTTTTDVDSEPPTNISHILFSIGSSVNTWRDRSRYAETWWDRNATRGYVWMDAKPENLTNVSAYIPYRVSGNWTRFKYSHSQSAVRIARVVVDSFNLRLPNVRWFVMGDDDTVFFPHNLVSVLSRYDHNRMYYIGGNSESVEQDVMHAYDMAFGGGGFAISYPLAARLAELMDGCLDRYYNMYGSDQRVWACVSETGVPLTKLGGFHQFDIRGDPYGVLAAHPLAPLLSLHHIDALEPIFPNQTHLDSIKSLFHAYRVDPPRILQQSVCYDRRRKWTVSLSWGYTLQLYPSMVSALDLRRPLQTFKTWRSWADGPFTFNTRPVSSNPCERPITYFLEHVKDGKRGNTLTTYKRFGHKERECNTTDYHHAMAMQRIVVLSRKMDPQYWTKAPRRQCSEIKNRASLRGGTMMIKIRRCRPSESITI from the exons ATGAGTCGAAGCCGATTGGAGCAGCTAATAAGTCGAAGCCGGTTGGAGCAGCTTACACCTCCGACCTTGGTGGCATTGCCGGAAAAAACCAAGGCTTTGTTGGTCCGCTGCATGCGCGTGGGACTCATCCTCTGTCTGATCGCGTCATTCGCACTCGCCCTCTGCTCCGCCTTCTCTTCCCAATCCCACTGGTTCCCCCTCCTCGACCGAAACCGAACCCGctccgccaccaccaccaccaccaccgacGTCGACAGCGAACCCCCCACCAACATCTCCCACATTCTCTTCAGCATCGGCAGCTCCGTCAACACGTGGCGCGATCGGAGCCGCTACGCCGAAACATGGTGGGACCGGAACGCAACACGCGGATACGTTTGGATGGACGCGAAACCCGAGAACTTAACTAACGTCTCGGCTTATATCCCGTACCGGGTGTCGGGGAACTGGACCCGGTTCAAGTACAGCCACTCGCAGTCGGCGGTCCGGATCGCCCGGGTCGTGGTGGACAGCTTCAACCTCCGGCTGCCGAACGTGAGGTGGTTCGTGATGGGAGACGACGACACGGTGTTCTTCCCCCACAACTTGGTCTCGGTGCTGTCACGTTACGACCATAACCGGATGTACTACATTGGCGGGAACTCGGAGAGCGTCGAGCAGGACGTGATGCACGCGTACGACATGGCGTTCGGCGGCGGCGGGTTCGCCATCAGCTACCCGCTGGCGGCGCGTCTGGCGGAGCTGATGGACGGGTGTTTGGACCGGTACTACAACATGTACGGCTCCGATCAGAGGGTGTGGGCCTGCGTGAGCGAGACGGGTGTGCCTCTCACGAAGCTGGGTGGGTTCCACCAG TTTGACATCAGAGGTGATCCTTATGGTGTTTTAGCGGCTCACCCATTGGCACCACTATTGTCCCTTCACCACATTGACGCCTTGGAACCCATTTTCCCCAACCAGACCCATCTAGACTCGATCAAGTCCCTCTTCCATGCATACCGGGTTGACCCACCTCGGATCCTACAACAAAGTGTCTGCTATGACCGGAGGCGTAAATGGACAGTGTCCCTTTCATGGGGCTACACCCTTCAGCTCTACCCCTCAATGGTGTCGGCTCTTGATCTTCGAAGGCCGTTGCAAACGTTCAAGACGTGGCGGAGTTGGGCTGATGGACCCTTCACGTTCAATACCCGACCAGTGAGTTCCAACCCGTGTGAGCGGCCAATCACTTATTTCTTGGAGCATGTTAAGGACGGCAAGAGAGGGAATACTTTGACTACTTACAAGAGGTTCGGTCATAAAGAGAGGGAATGTAATACAACAGACTATCATCATGCAATGGCAATGCAGAGGATCGTAGTCCTCTCAAGGAAGATGGACCCTCAGTACTGGACAAAG GCTCCGCGTAGACAGTGCAGCGAGATTAAAAATCGTGCAAGCTTAAGGGGCGGAACGATGATGATTAAAATTAGGAGATGTAGACCCTCGGAATCTATAACAATATAG
- the LOC133718701 gene encoding uncharacterized protein LOC133718701 isoform X1: MSRSRLEQLISRSRLEQLTPPTLVALPEKTKALLVRCMRVGLILCLIASFALALCSAFSSQSHWFPLLDRNRTRSATTTTTTDVDSEPPTNISHILFSIGSSVNTWRDRSRYAETWWDRNATRGYVWMDAKPENLTNVSAYIPYRVSGNWTRFKYSHSQSAVRIARVVVDSFNLRLPNVRWFVMGDDDTVFFPHNLVSVLSRYDHNRMYYIGGNSESVEQDVMHAYDMAFGGGGFAISYPLAARLAELMDGCLDRYYNMYGSDQRVWACVSETGVPLTKLGGFHQFDIRGDPYGVLAAHPLAPLLSLHHIDALEPIFPNQTHLDSIKSLFHAYRVDPPRILQQSVCYDRRRKWTVSLSWGYTLQLYPSMVSALDLRRPLQTFKTWRSWADGPFTFNTRPVSSNPCERPITYFLEHVKDGKRGNTLTTYKRFGHKERECNTTDYHHAMAMQRIVVLSRKMDPQYWTKEQAPRRQCSEIKNRASLRGGTMMIKIRRCRPSESITI; the protein is encoded by the exons ATGAGTCGAAGCCGATTGGAGCAGCTAATAAGTCGAAGCCGGTTGGAGCAGCTTACACCTCCGACCTTGGTGGCATTGCCGGAAAAAACCAAGGCTTTGTTGGTCCGCTGCATGCGCGTGGGACTCATCCTCTGTCTGATCGCGTCATTCGCACTCGCCCTCTGCTCCGCCTTCTCTTCCCAATCCCACTGGTTCCCCCTCCTCGACCGAAACCGAACCCGctccgccaccaccaccaccaccaccgacGTCGACAGCGAACCCCCCACCAACATCTCCCACATTCTCTTCAGCATCGGCAGCTCCGTCAACACGTGGCGCGATCGGAGCCGCTACGCCGAAACATGGTGGGACCGGAACGCAACACGCGGATACGTTTGGATGGACGCGAAACCCGAGAACTTAACTAACGTCTCGGCTTATATCCCGTACCGGGTGTCGGGGAACTGGACCCGGTTCAAGTACAGCCACTCGCAGTCGGCGGTCCGGATCGCCCGGGTCGTGGTGGACAGCTTCAACCTCCGGCTGCCGAACGTGAGGTGGTTCGTGATGGGAGACGACGACACGGTGTTCTTCCCCCACAACTTGGTCTCGGTGCTGTCACGTTACGACCATAACCGGATGTACTACATTGGCGGGAACTCGGAGAGCGTCGAGCAGGACGTGATGCACGCGTACGACATGGCGTTCGGCGGCGGCGGGTTCGCCATCAGCTACCCGCTGGCGGCGCGTCTGGCGGAGCTGATGGACGGGTGTTTGGACCGGTACTACAACATGTACGGCTCCGATCAGAGGGTGTGGGCCTGCGTGAGCGAGACGGGTGTGCCTCTCACGAAGCTGGGTGGGTTCCACCAG TTTGACATCAGAGGTGATCCTTATGGTGTTTTAGCGGCTCACCCATTGGCACCACTATTGTCCCTTCACCACATTGACGCCTTGGAACCCATTTTCCCCAACCAGACCCATCTAGACTCGATCAAGTCCCTCTTCCATGCATACCGGGTTGACCCACCTCGGATCCTACAACAAAGTGTCTGCTATGACCGGAGGCGTAAATGGACAGTGTCCCTTTCATGGGGCTACACCCTTCAGCTCTACCCCTCAATGGTGTCGGCTCTTGATCTTCGAAGGCCGTTGCAAACGTTCAAGACGTGGCGGAGTTGGGCTGATGGACCCTTCACGTTCAATACCCGACCAGTGAGTTCCAACCCGTGTGAGCGGCCAATCACTTATTTCTTGGAGCATGTTAAGGACGGCAAGAGAGGGAATACTTTGACTACTTACAAGAGGTTCGGTCATAAAGAGAGGGAATGTAATACAACAGACTATCATCATGCAATGGCAATGCAGAGGATCGTAGTCCTCTCAAGGAAGATGGACCCTCAGTACTGGACAAAG GAGCAGGCTCCGCGTAGACAGTGCAGCGAGATTAAAAATCGTGCAAGCTTAAGGGGCGGAACGATGATGATTAAAATTAGGAGATGTAGACCCTCGGAATCTATAACAATATAG
- the LOC133717240 gene encoding probable transcriptional regulator RABBIT EARS, whose amino-acid sequence MLKQYYSSSSSSSMNSVMSSSSATWEEKAFAEDAAGSLGGGGCIWPPRSYSCSFCMREFRSAQALGGHMNVHRRDRARLKQCLHNTSTANPTLATDHHVPHHLKNHSHSFVASCPFSAPRAFLSPCSSSNCCSAAAAASWSDSKPADLPEKNVMVMRSSEEEDHSIVSLLGGNQVGDYVETDLSVGLINTVVRGNRQLAGSCGEEASTCKRPKIASAMNTAPFPFFLQSAEVTGLMAAANSMEDLDLELRLGDPTPKVK is encoded by the coding sequence ATGTTGAAGCAGTACTACTCctcatcgtcgtcgtcatcgATGAACTCAGTCATGAGTAGCTCATCGGCGACATGGGAAGAGAAGGCTTTCGCTGAAGACGCGGCCGGTTCACTTGGCGGCGGTGGTTGCATATGGCCGCCGAGGTCTTATTCTTGCAGCTTTTGTATGAGGGAGTTCAGGTCGGCTCAAGCTCTTGGGGGTCACATGAATGTTCACAGAAGAGACAGAGCTAGACTCAAGCAATGTCTTCACAACACTAGTACTGCTAATCCTACACTAGCTACAGATCATCATGTCCCTCATCACCTTAAAAATCATAGCCATAGCTTTGTTGCATCTTGTCCTTTTTCAGCTCCTAgggcttttctctctccttgtTCTTCTTCAAATTGTTGTTCCGCTGCTGCTGCTGCGTCTTGGTCAGATTCGAAACCCGCTGATCTACCGGAGAAGAATGTCATGGTGATGAGGtcatcagaagaagaagatcattCTATTGTAAGCCTGCTGGGTGGTAATCAAGTTGGGGATTATGTCGAAACCGATTTGTCAGTGGGGTTGATTAATACAGTTGTTAGAGGAAACAGACAATTAGCTGGGTCTTGTGGGGAAGAGGCAAGCACTTGTAAAAGGCCTAAGATTGCTTCTGCTATGAACACAGCACCATTTCCATTCTTTCTCCAATCTGCAGAGGTAACTGGACTTATGGCTGCAGCTAACTCCATGGAAGATTTGGATCTTGAGCTCAGGCTTGGTGACCCAACTCCCAAGGTCAAATGA